Proteins encoded together in one Amphiprion ocellaris isolate individual 3 ecotype Okinawa chromosome 14, ASM2253959v1, whole genome shotgun sequence window:
- the plekhb1 gene encoding pleckstrin homology domain-containing family B member 1 — translation MRDMALLRSGWLWRQTSVLKRWKLNWCDLWIDGSLCFYKTDSRRDLEHRVGLKVSCIDVQSGLECGGVTPPETNPRENLIVVHLRDGSTLNLCANSEDESIAWKLTLLDTRRNPMFTYDPYDDSYQAVPLNNYHTIYITPGAGPGTHQVVVQRDPFDGMVENIALGILTGMAAGAAMRSFLWMPFFFC, via the exons ATGAGAGACATGGCACTCCTGAGGTCGGGCTGGTTGTGGAGACAGA CTTCTGTCTTAAAACGCTGGAAGTTAAACTGGTGTGACCTTTGGATAGACGGGAGTCTTTGCTTCTACAAGACTGACAGCAGACGAGACCTGGAACACCGAGTTGGCCTCAAAGTATCATGCATAGATGTGCAGTCTGGCCTGGAGTGTGGAG GTGTGACTCCACCAGAGACTAATCCCAGGGAGAATCTCATCGTGGTTCATCTCAGAGACGGCTCAACGCTCAACCTGTGTGCCAACAGTGAAGATGAATCAAT AGCCTGGAAACTGACGCTGCTCGACACCAGGAGGAACCCA ATGTTCACATATGATCCATATGATGACTCGTATCAGGCTGTTCCTCTTAACAACTACCACACCATCTACATCACACCTGGAGCAGGACCAG GAACCCACCAGGTGGTTGTTCAAAGGGACCCGTTCGATGGTATGGTGGAGAATATAGCACTGGGAATACTGACAGGGATGGCGGCAGGAGCAGCCATGAGATCCTTCCTCTGGATGCCGTTCTTCTTCTGCTGA
- the LOC111575129 gene encoding lathosterol oxidase-like produces MDLVLNVADYYVLTPYVYPSSWPEDEALRQIISLLLLTNLGAAVLYLGLGAISYFFIFDHNLMKHPHFLENQVWREIKYAMTSLPWISIPTVALFFAEVRGYSKLYDNVSDSPLGWPGLFLSMISFLLFTDMCIYWIHRFLHHKLIYKLFHKPHHLWKIPTPFASHAFHPVDGFMQGLPYHIYPFLFPLHKVLYLALYIFVNIWTISIHDGDYRVPGGLITIINGSAHHTDHHLFFDCNYGQYFTLWDRLGGSYRHPSALMGKGPHDLIRKLQAEGKLNGDRAKGQVNGQREVTCKDE; encoded by the exons ATGGACCTTGTCCTGAACGTTGCTGACTACTACGTCCTCACTCCGTATGTTTACCCGTCATCGTGGCCTGAGGACGAAGCCCTGCGGCAGATCATCAGCCTGCTGTTGCTAACCAACCTTGGGGCTGCCGTCCTGTACCTGGGCCTGGGAGCCATCAGCTACTTCTTTATCTTTGACCACAATCTGATGAAACACCCACACTTCTTGGAG AATCAGGTTTGGAGGGAAATCAAATATGCAATGACCTCTCTGCCCTGGATCAGTATTCCCACCGTGGCCTTGTTTTTCGCTGAAGTCCGAGGTTACAGCAAACTGTACGACAACGTCAGTGACTCACCGCTCG GATGGCCTGGGCTTTTCCTCAGTATGATCTCGTTCCTGCTCTTTACCGACATGTGCATCTACTGGATTCACCGCTTCCTGCACCACAAGCTTATTTATAAG CTGTTCCACAAGCCGCACCATCTGTGGAAGATCCCGACTCCTTTCGCCAGCCACGCCTTCCACCCGGTAGATGGCTTCATGCAGGGGCTCCCGTACCACATCTACCCCTTCCTCTTCCCTCTCCACAAGGTGCTCTACTTGGCGCTATACATTTTCGTCAACATCTGGACCATCTCCATCCATGACGGCGACTACCGCGTCCCCGGAGGTCTGATCACCATCATCAACGGGTCAGCCCACCACACCGACCACCACCTCTTCTTTGACTGCAACTATGGCCAGTACTTCACTCTGTGGGACAGACTGGGAGGCTCCTACCGGCACCCGTCGGCTCTGATGGGGAAGGGTCCTCATGATCTGATTCGCAAACTTCAAGCTGAGGGAAAGTTAAACGGTGACAGAGCGAAGGGGCAAGTGAATGGACAGAGAGAAGTCACATGTAAGGACGAGTAA